The sequence TATAATTTTTTATTAATTATTAGACATCTATTATACTTATTTAAATTTGCAAAATAATTTAAAATAATCAATAATCTTCAAACTATCACTATTAAAAATAAAATATTAATAAAATGAAATATGAAATTAATTTATGCAATTATAGCCTAAATCAAGCCTATCAAACAGGCGATTGGGCAGCCAGAACAGACAAGTCAAGAGAGTCTGCTGATGCGTTCTCTCTGCCGCATGAAGGCTCAACCTGTACTTTTTCAACTAACCGCGAAGAAATTTATTTATTAGGTATTTCCCAAATTAATAGACATTCACTTGAACAGCAACAAAATGATCAAGCTGTAAAGATATTCAAGCTTAGTTTAGAAGCTCCTTCTTTAAATGAAGAAAATCGAATGTTTAAACTTGATGTATTTTTAAACTCTTGCTGGGATAAATTAAATATATTTTTAGAGCGTTTAAAAACAAATTCAACAAAATATACGTATTTTATAAAAGCGTCTAATCGATTAAGTAAATTAGATACCAAGCACTTGCTAGAATTGTTAAATTGCTGCCAGTCTTTGACTAAAGCCTTTTTTTCTTATGATTTTTTGCAAAAAAAGTTAACCATTCACTTTCAGGCAGAAGCCTTAAACTGGGAACCTCAGACATTTGTTAAAGAGTATCTAGAGAAAATAGATGGACAGATCGATTTGATTGAAAAAGATATTATTTTTTCTCCTCCTTCAGAAGAAGAAATAAAGGGATTAGCGATTTATATTCTCCTAGCACTAGAGAACAAATCTCTGGAAGGGCTAAGAGAAAAAGATTTAGCAGACTATCTATCTTGCATGCAAAGCCAAGAGGATGTCCATCCCTTTTCCCGAGTTGCCAAAGAAATTCCTTCTCGAAAATTATTTCTTGAAATTCAACGCCTTCATCTTCTTCCCAGCCTACTCATTTCTCAAGAAGACGAACAATCCGCAAAAGAGAAATGGCAAACTTATATTGTCAGAAAAAAAGATTGGAACAGACATTACCGTGACTCAAACCAAAGAGAGTATGGCCGTCTTATGCACCATGCCATTGGCTTTGCTGCATCGAGTTTGAAAAGGGCGCACTGGACCTTCGATACTCTGCTCAGTTTTTTGGCTAACCGTCGCCAATATATGGCCCACCTGTTAAATCAGAAAAATCCTTTACTTGTGGGAACTTTCCGAAAGAATAGTGAGGAGGATATAGCCATAACGACTTGTGTCAATGAATATTATGCCATTCCCAATCGCTTAAAAGCTTTGCTTTCCCAACAAGAGAATTTTCCTTTAAGAAGGGAAGAAAGCCTAGACTCGAACTTTGGAGAAATCAGCGGGAAAGGCTATTGCTATGAAGAGAAGTTAAATAATCGGCTCATTCCCCTTTCCCAAATTATTATTTATGAAGAATCCATTTCTCATTTCTGCATGTTCGATGAGCAACCCATGAGTGGAGAGATTATTCATACTTCTCCGGAATACATAGAAGACATTTTGACATTTATCAAAGAAGATCTCTATCCCAACGCTTTGGTCGCTTCAACTGCCGACGAGCGCCTTGTCTATCTAGGCAAAATTTTTTGGTTGATTTGCCAAGCTAAGCCTTGGCGACTGGGCGATCCCAGTATTGCCGAGATGCTCATTCGAACCATTCTAACTTTAAAAGAAGAAGAAAGCCGTCCTTGGAAAGAAGAGCTGATTCCTTGGATTGAAGTCATGTGTGAACCTAAAATGGAAAAGTTTGCCGCCAGTTTTCATCTCTTATTTGAATGGCATGAGAACGATCTACTTTAGTGGCAATAAGAAACTACAATCGAATTGCCAATTGTCGATATTCCAACTTATTTTTCTCCCTAAAAAAGGGCTGGGTAAGGAAAAAAACTCAAATCTAATCGCTAGTGGCTTTAAGACGGCTTCTAAAAAGCCTATCCCTAAAGCCTTTTTTACTTAAGGCAGAATGAATAAAATTCTTTATAGATAGCTGCCATTCGATTAAATTTTAATTTTAATTTTAATTTTCCATGGCTTATTTAACCTGCGTTTGGATTTTTTGCTCTTTCAACTGCGTTAAAGCCTCAGAGATGAACAAGTGCCAAGGCGGTCAATATTAAAAAATAGGGACCGTTTTGCCATTTTTCATCTGCAAGAGCTTTCACATCAGTCCAAAGGGCAAAAAACTCCACACTCAGGTTATTTAAGTTAATGTCTGCCTTTGAACATCAGATAGAGAAATAGAATGAATCCTTTAACCAGCTCTCAACGCGTTTCTTCCTCTTCGCCTCAGCCCGCTCTTAATCAGCAGTCATGGCCTTATTTAGCTAGCAGTCAAATCGAGCACTCTCAAGGCGAACCAGGCAATCCATTAAAATCAATCTCTCCCTTAACCTCTAGGCAAATTGCGCTTGATCAAAGGGAAGAGCGCTCTATTAAGCCTCGCGGACAAGCCAAAAAAATAGAGGCAGATCATCCAAAGCAAGCTTGCGCATCCAAATCGGCAAAAATCTTTCATTCTACTCTTTTGCCAAAAGAGAGAAGAGGCAAGCTGGCCGCTATATTGGAATCTGTGGAATATAATAGGCGCTTGCTATTTTATTTCACTCGAACAGCCGATCAATTAGCAGCCTTAGATTTAGATAATCATTTAGGCTTCTTGCGCTGCTGCCAAATGCTTATTGCTGCTACCTTTTCCTATCGGATTGATGAAAAAAAACTTTTAATTGAAATGCAACCTTTCATAGGCCTAAGCCCTGCTTATCGGTTTGCAACCGTTTGCCTAACAGGAATGGACTTCTCAATTTCTTTGGATGGAAAAAAAATTGAGATCCGCTTTTCTTCAGATGTCGAAGTCAAAGATTTTATCATTTTTATCTTAATTAAATTAGAAAGCGAAATTTTATGCGATTTATCCAGCGAGAAATTGGATGACTATTTCGCTTTTGTAGAAAGCCAAGACCATCCTCATCCCTTCTCCCATATTCTAAAAGAATTTTCAAATCAAAAAAGCTTTCTTTATGCGCTTCAAAAGAACCTCCTTTTCAGTTCTTGCATTTCACAAGAGGAAGAGGAAGCCATAAAAGAGAAATGGCAGAATTACGTTGTAAAAAAAACCGATTGGAATAAATTTTATCGCTCATGCAACCAACAAGCGTATGGAAGGCACATGCATCATACCATTCAGATTGCCGCATCAGGCTTAAAGAATGAAAAATGGAACTTTGATGCATTACTCAGCTTTCTCGCTCGCCGGCGCCAGTTAATTGCTTACCAATTGAATCATCCAAGGCCACATGTTGTCGGGTGCTTCAGAACCAAACCAGACCGCCCTTACATAACAATATGTGTAGAAGATTATAAGGAACTTGCCTTTCGCTTAAAAAAGCTGCTCGCTCGACAAGAATGGGCAAACCTAAGGGCAGATGCGGCGGTCCTATCAAGAAGGGGAATGAGAGGACAAGGCTATTGCTATGAAGAGAAATTAAGAGGAGAGCGCATCACGCTTTCTTACGCCTTCCTTTACGATAAGCCCCTTTCTCTTGATTCCTGCTTTAACGGCCAGCCTATCTATGGCGAAATTATTCATACTTCAGCGGATAAAATTAATCGCATTCTGAACTTTATCAAAGAGGATCTTTATCCAAAATCTCTAGCCGCTCAAACGTCTGATGAACGCCTCGCTTATCTTGGTCAAATCTTTTGGTGGATTTGCCAAGCTAAGCCGTGGGATCTGGGAGATCCCAGCATTGCCGAAACGTTTATTCGATCCATTTTAGCATTAAAGGAAGAAGAAAGCCCTCCTTGGAAAACCGGCCTCGTTCCTTGGATTGAAGTCATGTGCGAGCCCGAAGTGGAAAAGTTTGCCGCTAATTTCTCGCTCTTATTTGAATGGCCCACTTGCCATTCTGGACTTAGCGAGCGAGCTTCAGCCGGATAAGAGAAAGGGCTTCCGGCAGCGCTCTATCCTTTCTCTTTGCATTAATACGCCTCTTCTTGCGGCGCTTGCAAGCGACGAGCCATCTCTTCCACAAGCGCTTGCAGGCCATCGCCATAGGCTGCCGAAATTTTGAAGAGCGCATGCGGAGGAATTTCATAGGTGCGGCAGAATTCTTCCATCAAGGCCGGGGCTTCTTCCGCATCAATCTTATTTAACGCCACTAAATAAGGCCTTTCCAGTAATTCAGGATTATAAGCGCCGATTTCTTCGCGTAAAACGCGGAAGTCATGAGTAGGTGTGCGTCCATCAATTCCGGATGCATCCAAGATAAAGATCAAAAGCTTCGTGCGCTCGATATGGCGTAAAAATTCCAATCCAAGACCGCGATTGTGGCTTGCCCCTTCAATGATACCCGGAATATCCGCTATATAAATGCGCTGATAGTTGCCCAACTCAATGAATCCTAGATTAGGCTGCAAAGTCGTAAAGGGATAAGCGGCCACTTTTACGCGCAAGCCGGCCAGAGAAGAAATCAAAGTCGATTTGCCCGCATTGGGGAAGCCGACTAAGCCGACATCGGCAATGAGTTTTAACTCCAATTCAATGTGCTTGACTTCACCTAGTGTGCCCGATGTACAGGTGTTGGGAGCGCGGTTTGTAGGCGTTTTAAAGCTGTCGTTACCCCGGCCTCCTCTTCCTCCCTTACATAAGATAAAGCGCTCTTTATCATTGACAAAGTCATGCAGGATTTCTCCCGTTTTGGAATCTTTGACCAAGGTCCCGCACGGAACTTTTAAGATGAGATCTTGTCCATTCCGCCCCTGTTGGCAATTTCCGCCCCCGTCGCCTCCGTTATGCGCTTTAATCAAACGGCGATGGCGAAACCAATCGAGCGAAACAATTTGTGCATCAGCTTCCAGGATAACAGATCCTCCCTTTCCTCCATTGCCGCCCGAGGGACCGCCTTTGGGAATAAACTTTTCACGCCGCCAGGCAACAACACCATTGCCGCCTTTGCCGGCCACAAATTCAATGACTACGCGATCAATAAACATAATCCTCGCTAGAGCTAAAAACTAATGAAAGATGAAGGAAAAAAAGAAGGGCCTTGAACCAGCCTCAGCCGAGTTCAAGACCATAAAGAGTGGGAAAAGAATTAAGCGCCTGTTTCAATAGAGACATAAGTCTTATTGGACTTGCGGAAAGAAACAACTCCATCAGCAAGTGCAAAAAGCGTATCATCTGTTCCACGACCAACATTCTTGGCAGGATGCCACTTTGTTCCACGCTGTCTAACGAGGATGCTTCCTGCTCTGACCACTTCTCCAGATCCCACTTTCACGCCGAGACGCTTTGAATGGGAATCGCGACCGTTACGGGTTGAACCCTGACCTTTCTTATGCGCCATGCTTTCCTCCCTTACCTTGACGTTGGCTTCCAATTCCAGTTATTTTAACGCGAGCATACTTTTGGCGATGGCCCCAGGTACGGCGTTGGTTGTGGCTAGCTTTGTATTTCAAGCCTTTTACCTTTTCTCCCTTTACAATTTCCAACACTTCTCCATAAACGAGAAAGTTGGCAATCGCAGGCGAACCAATCTGAGTCTTTGAACCGTCGTTAGCAAATAAGACATCGCTGAATTCAACTTGAGCGCCTGGATCGGTATTAAGCAGCTCAACATCAATGATGTCGCCTTCTTTGACAGTATACTGCTTTCCACCTGTTTTAATAATGGCGTACATTGTAAACCTCTTAACAAATAATAATCAGTCAATTTGATGTTTAAAAAATCAATAGAAAAACAAAGTTTATCCTAAGCTTGCTTTGAAATCAATCATAAAATGAGACTTCTCTCACTTTCTCGTTTTCTCTCATTTCCTTACAAAGATGACTGATCAATAATAAACGCTGGAACAAAAGGAATGGGGCAAGGATAGGAAAGAGCAAAAGAAAGATGGCCAGAACTGGAATCGAACCAGCGACACAAGGATTTTCAGTCCTCTGCTCTACCGACTGAGCTATCTGGCCAAACTTAAAGAGAGTACAATAGGAAAAGCGGACTTTTTATGCAATCCTTTTTCTTTTTCCTCTCCATTTTAAAGTCATTTTAACCGGCTTAAGCACATCTTAAGAAACTTAAAATCAATAAAATACAGACAAAATAACAAAAGCGACGATTTATAAAAAAACAAGCCCTTTTATAGCGAAATAAAAGGGCTTTTTTCTATTTTTTTCCTATAGAATGGAGCAGGATCATATCTTTGACAATATTGACCGCTTCTTGCATTTGCATATCGTCCACTCCATATGTTTTGGGCTTGGTCCCTGACAACAGCTCTTCTTCTTCATCTGTTGCTTCATCCGGTACCTTGCCTGTCAAAAAGAGTTGGTAATTCTTGTTGTGGGCAATGCGATATTCGCTGTTTTTGCGAAGAGTCGGCAAAAGATTGCGCCAAACGAGGGAGCGGTGCTGGACAGTGGGGGTATAATATTTTAAATACCAAGATTTGACTTCTGGCGAAACATCTTCCAGATCGTCGTTGTAAGCCGGCGGAATTTTATCGGCTTCCACATCGTCTCCGGAATAAATTTCTCCAATTTCCTCTTTATTCCAATGGCCGGGAACGACGATATCGGCTTTCACCCCTTGTTTTTGCGGTGTTTTACCCGAAACCGTATAATACTTACCCACTGTCACTTTAAAATAGGACGTGCTTTGATTGTCGGTAATGGTCTGCGTTTGGATCGTTCCCTTGCCATACGTGTGCGCATCCCCGACGATGAGGGCAACGCCATAATCTTGCAAAGCTTGGGCGACAATTTCGGCTGCCGATGCCGTAGCCTTAGATGTTAGGACGACAAGAGGCCCATCATAAGATTTCTTTCCATCTACATCGCGATAAAAACGCTCCTCACCGCTAGAATACTTAGAAATGACAATGACTCCGTTAGTAATAAAGAGGCCGGCGACCTTAATAGCCTGCGAGAGAAAGCCCCCGCTATTATCTCGCAAATCTAAAACCAGCCCGCGCAGGTTTCCCTTTTTTTCCAATTTCTCGATCGCGTCCCGCACATCTTTTTCACTTGAGACTCCATCGCCTTGATAAAAAGAGTGCAAAGTGATTTCTCCAATAATGCCATTGCC is a genomic window of Candidatus Protochlamydia phocaeensis containing:
- the obgE gene encoding GTPase ObgE, yielding MFIDRVVIEFVAGKGGNGVVAWRREKFIPKGGPSGGNGGKGGSVILEADAQIVSLDWFRHRRLIKAHNGGDGGGNCQQGRNGQDLILKVPCGTLVKDSKTGEILHDFVNDKERFILCKGGRGGRGNDSFKTPTNRAPNTCTSGTLGEVKHIELELKLIADVGLVGFPNAGKSTLISSLAGLRVKVAAYPFTTLQPNLGFIELGNYQRIYIADIPGIIEGASHNRGLGLEFLRHIERTKLLIFILDASGIDGRTPTHDFRVLREEIGAYNPELLERPYLVALNKIDAEEAPALMEEFCRTYEIPPHALFKISAAYGDGLQALVEEMARRLQAPQEEAY
- the rpmA gene encoding 50S ribosomal protein L27, whose amino-acid sequence is MAHKKGQGSTRNGRDSHSKRLGVKVGSGEVVRAGSILVRQRGTKWHPAKNVGRGTDDTLFALADGVVSFRKSNKTYVSIETGA
- the rplU gene encoding 50S ribosomal protein L21, whose translation is MYAIIKTGGKQYTVKEGDIIDVELLNTDPGAQVEFSDVLFANDGSKTQIGSPAIANFLVYGEVLEIVKGEKVKGLKYKASHNQRRTWGHRQKYARVKITGIGSQRQGKGGKHGA